In one window of Brachyhypopomus gauderio isolate BG-103 chromosome 16, BGAUD_0.2, whole genome shotgun sequence DNA:
- the lamtor1 gene encoding ragulator complex protein LAMTOR1, producing the protein MGCCYSSETDSSPTDPECKPLIPHPNPDNKPPNGTDHNPASLSSARTDEQALLSSILIKTAMNIIDVSAADSQGMEQHEYMDKARQYSTKLAVLSSTLCQKKPAPLPTLTSQPHQVLASDLVPYADIQQVCKIAAYAYSAISQIKVDVKEELVVQFAIP; encoded by the exons ATGGGGTGCTGTTACAGCAGCGAGACCGACTCCTCACCGACG GACCCAGAATGCAAGCCGCTGATTCCACACCCAAACCCGGACAACAAGCCCCCAAATGGGACTGATCACAATCCGGCCAGCTTGTCGTCTGCCCGCACAGATGAGCAGGCACTTCTGTCCTCCATCCTAATCAAGACGGCAAT GAACATCATAGATGTATCGGCTGCAGACTCACAAGGAATGGAACAGCATGAATACATGGACAAAGCTAGACAGTACAG CACTAAACTGGCCGTGCTGAGTAGTACTCTGTGTCAGAAGAAGCCAGCCCCCCTGCCCACCCTGACCAGCCAGCCTCACCAAGTGCTTGCTAGTGATCTGGTGCCATATGCAGATATCCAGCAG GTGTGTAAAATCGCTGCCTACGCTTACAGTGCAATCTCCCAAATCAAGGTGGATGTCAAAGAAGAATTGGTGGTGCAGTTTGCTATTCCGTGA